A window of Panicum virgatum strain AP13 chromosome 8K, P.virgatum_v5, whole genome shotgun sequence contains these coding sequences:
- the LOC120644063 gene encoding UDP-glycosyltransferase 72B1-like, translating into MVTMENGASNGSAARLPHVVMLATPGMGHLIPLAELAKRLAARHGVTATLIAFASTASATQRAFLASLPPSITSLHLPPVDLSDLPHGTAIETLMSEECARSIPALTQVLTKLKETNRLVAFITDFFGMDSFDAASNVGVERRYLFIPTNLHMLMLLLHLPELDLSIPGEFRDLAEPLQLPGCVPIPGMDILSPLQDRANPCYRWMVHHASRTKEADAILVNSFDAVEPEAAAVLHQQELGRPPVYNIGPLILTRSKSTGVMSTAPPASSRAECLDWLDLQPARSVTFVSFGSGGALPTEQMRELALGLELSGQRFLWVVRSPSDEGTVSDNYYDAESKKDPIVFLPEGFIERTRDVGFLVSSWAPQIDVLSHEATGGFLTHCGWNSTLESLIHGVPMVAWPLYAEQHQNAVMLDEGIGAVIRVPEPKGKDMIARVVKELMVGEGKGAAVRTTVAKLQENALQGLTECGAAATALAELVEKWEVGEN; encoded by the coding sequence ATGGTGACAATGGAGAACGGTGCATCCAATGGCTCAGCGGCGCGCCTCCCACATGTCGTGATGCTGGCAACGCCGGGTATGGGCCACCTCATCCCGCTTGCCGAGCTAGCGAAGCGCCTAGCTGCCCGGCATGGTGTTACGGCCACGCTCATTGCCTTCGCCTCCACAGCATCCGCAACGCAGCGCGCCTTCCTGGCCTCCCTCCCGCCATCAATCACCTCACTCCACCTCCCGCCCGTTGACCTCTCTGATCTGCCGCACGGCACAGCCATTGAGACGCTCATGTCCGAGGAGTGTGCCCGCTCCATCCCTGCCCTCACGCAGGTTCTCACCAAGCTGAAGGAGACTAACCGTCTCGTTGCCTTCATCACCGACTTCTTCGGCATGGACTCGTTCGATGCCGCGTCCAATGTTGGTGTTGAAAGGAGGTACCTGTTCATCCCCACCAACCTCCACATGCTGATGCTATTGCTTCACCTACCTGAGCTCGACCTTTCAATCCCCGGCGAGTTCCGGGACCTTGCCGAGCCACTCCAGCTGCCAGGATGCGTGCCAATTCCTGGGATGGACATTCTGTCACCGCTGCAGGACAGGGCCAACCCATGCTACCGGTGGATGGTCCACCACGCTTCACGCACCAAGGAAGCTGATGCCATCCTTGTCAATTCCTTCGATGCCGTAGAGCCGGAGGCCGCCGCGGTGCTCCACCAACAGGAGCTTGGCCGCCCACCCGTGTACAATATCGGCCCGCTCATACTAACCAGGAGCAAATCCACCGGTGTTATGAGCACGGCGCCTCCAGCCTCGTCGCGTGCGGAGTGTCTTGACTGGCTCGACCTACAGCCAGCCAGATCGGTGACCTTTGTCTCCTTCGGCTCTGGTGGTGCGCTGCCTACTGAGCAGATGCGAGAACTTGCGCTCGGGCTAGAGCTGAGTGGGCAGCGATTCCTGTGGGTTGTGAGGAGCCCAAGTGATGAGGGGACAGTGAGCGACAACTACTATGATGCCGAGAGCAAGAAGGACCCTATTGTGTTCCTGCCGGAAGGGTTCATTGAAAGGACCAGAGATGTTGGCTTCCTGGTGTCCTCATGGGCCCCACAGATAGATGTATTGAGCCATGAAGCCACAGGAGGTTTCCTAACACACTGTGGGTGGAACTCTACCTTAGAGAGCCTTATCCATGGAGTGCCGATGGTGGCATGGCCTCTATACGCTGAGCAGCATCAAAATGCAGTGATGCTAGATGAGGGTATAGGGGCCGTGATACGGGTGCCTGAACCAAAGGGGAAGGATATGATCGCTCGGGTAGTGAAGGAGCTTATGGTAGGGGAAGGGAAGGGTGCAGCAGTGCGAACCACGGTAGCAAAGCTTCAGGAGAACGCATTACAGGGCCTAACAGAGTGTGGTGCTGCCGCGACTGCATTAGCCGAGCTGGTAGAGAAGTGGGAAGTTGGGGAGAACTAG